The following proteins come from a genomic window of Mesotoga sp. UBA6090:
- a CDS encoding RNA polymerase subunit sigma-54 — protein MELSHNLSQRLEQKLGLSLKAQQALKLLQLNSLEISAELEEIVQANPLLEIKREDYELIEESKESDREPEDEENIDDGDYYSLPASNSIYMKQESTDRDGWDFDRIEAQQPTFREILRDFAFYILDDDLFCLFEILLDNMDDLGMITSDLETIARENHCPFDGLSAVISAMRDGGFDGVFASNREELETLMGPGLFPSSGYSDGSYVRYVEPDVYIEFLDEKFIVTVRDYSLVLNVDESYEEILERGERAARKYLEDKLEEAKFYITALERRKATLITIGNEIVMRNAPFLLKTSDKIRPLKMNSIADKIGVVVSTVSRAVKDKFVQTPVGTFPIRYFFGNVQEKEQALEVIAEIVREDPDISDAQLVIELKNRDICIARRTVNKYRHQLGLGKSK, from the coding sequence ATGGAACTAAGCCATAACTTATCTCAGCGACTTGAGCAGAAACTCGGCCTCTCTCTGAAGGCTCAGCAGGCCCTGAAACTGCTTCAGCTCAATTCACTCGAAATCTCTGCCGAACTCGAAGAGATAGTACAGGCAAACCCTCTTCTTGAAATAAAGAGAGAAGACTACGAACTGATAGAAGAAAGCAAGGAAAGCGATAGAGAGCCTGAAGACGAGGAAAATATAGACGATGGAGATTATTACTCACTCCCTGCGAGCAACTCCATCTACATGAAACAAGAAAGCACGGATCGCGACGGCTGGGACTTCGACAGAATTGAAGCCCAACAGCCGACCTTCAGAGAGATACTCAGGGACTTTGCTTTCTACATACTTGACGATGACCTCTTCTGTCTCTTCGAGATTCTGCTGGATAACATGGACGATCTCGGAATGATTACCTCAGACCTTGAGACAATTGCCCGGGAAAATCACTGCCCCTTCGATGGACTCTCTGCAGTCATTTCGGCTATGAGGGACGGTGGCTTCGACGGCGTCTTTGCCTCGAATCGCGAAGAACTCGAAACCCTTATGGGGCCAGGCCTCTTCCCTTCATCGGGGTACAGCGATGGCTCCTATGTAAGATACGTCGAGCCGGACGTCTATATTGAGTTTCTCGATGAAAAGTTCATAGTCACCGTCAGGGATTACTCGCTCGTATTGAACGTTGATGAATCATATGAAGAGATACTTGAACGTGGCGAAAGGGCGGCAAGAAAATACCTTGAAGACAAGCTCGAAGAAGCAAAGTTTTATATAACGGCCCTTGAAAGAAGGAAAGCGACGCTTATCACAATCGGAAATGAGATAGTGATGAGAAATGCACCCTTTCTTCTGAAAACAAGCGACAAGATCAGGCCTTTAAAGATGAATTCGATAGCAGACAAGATAGGTGTCGTAGTCTCCACCGTCAGCCGCGCCGTGAAGGATAAGTTTGTTCAGACTCCTGTCGGGACCTTCCCGATCAGGTACTTTTTCGGCAACGTGCAGGAAAAGGAACAGGCCCTCGAAGTGATAGCCGAGATCGTCCGGGAAGACCCCGACATTTCAGACGCGCAGCTTGTAATCGAACTCAAGAACAGGGATATCTGCATTGCCAGGAGAACCGTCAACAAGTACAGACACCAGCTTGGACTGGGAAAATCAAAATGA